From the Helianthus annuus cultivar XRQ/B chromosome 17, HanXRQr2.0-SUNRISE, whole genome shotgun sequence genome, the window GAAATACAACTATACACCCAACCAATGAAGCCTTTATAAAAGTCTTGTTCCATCTGAGGCATTGGAATTGTTTTCATTGTTCTCGGAGGCTTGACATTAAGGATAGTCTCTATAACACCGGTATCTGGATCTATCCTTTATACACGCTTTGGATGATGTGGCTTCCATTTACAAAATTCTTTCAATGACTCATACTTGAGGTAACCCCACATAGCCACATCATTCTTTCGAACAGGATAATCCAAACATCTTACCTTCGGTAACTCATCTACATCCCACCAaggtaatgacataatgtcatataaacgttcaaaGTATCGAACTCCGCATTCTCGTCTGATCGCATAAGCATTTACTTGCGGTAAGTAACCCCAACTGATAATGTCACCAAGAGATACGCTTCGATCACGCTCATAATACTTCAAAGGTCTTTTAAACTTTCTCTCATGACTCTTTCTGAACCACTTCGACCTATCTTCCTTTTCCATATCTTTTTGAACACTATCAAAGTTCTTTTCTTTCACTGCCTTAGTCACCTTTTGTCTCAATTCTTCTCTATTTTCTCAGCAAAGAACTCCATAAGTGTAGGATACTTAGAAGTATCTTCAACCACATCTTCATCATCCGTCCAGTCTTCAATTTCAACTCTGTCGTACTtatcagcctcttcaacatacttatacGTGTATTCAGGCTGTTGATTGATATCAAAAGACTCCAACTCTTCTTCAAAGTCGAACTTGAACTCAGGATCCACAGTATGCATCATTTCTCTGTAAACATCTACTCCCAAGATTAACTTTTCAGTATGTTCAACTATCTGAGTTTTACTGGACTCCCTCTTTCCACTTGCTTCCCCTGATTCTTCATTTACCGAATCATTCATCAGATCATCAACTGTTTTCTCATTGGAAGCTTCTGTAACTTTCAAACCTGTACCTCCCTGGGCATCATCTTTACCAGATCCATGACTTCTCGCAGAGAATActttttcatcttcttcatcttcctcttcatcctcctcttcgtcatcttcttcatcactgTTACCCATCAACTCTTCAAGATGTGTTTCATCCTCAAACAATCCAGATATTGCAGTGATAGGCTCAGGGTTATCAACAACCATTGAAGGAACAATCGATCTTTCAGTCACAGCTGAACTTCCTTCAACTCTTTTGCCTTTGTCTTTCATTTGCTCGTCTATTTTGGCTTGACGTTCAGCTCTGAGCTCTTCAACCTGCAGTTCTTCAAACTTTTGTTCTAACGATGTTCCAAGCATGCTTTCAACAACTTTGTTCAGCATATAGAACTCGTGATCTCTTAATGCTTTGGCTGCTTCAAATTCTTTGTTCTTCAACTTAAAGTATTCATTCTGTTCATCACGTCTagccttttcttcttcaagttcagcAACTTTAACTTTCAAGATATCAATTTCTGATTGATCAGCatcaatctttttcaccaactcTTGATTTTCATTCTCTAACTTCTTCACACGCATCTCAAGAAGTCTTTCTCTATCAGACACTTTCTTATTATCAGCTGCCAGCCTCTTGTTCTCAGCAACAacttcttcaactttcttttcaacatttcTGACTTGTGAAGTGTTGGCAAAATCAAAATCTCCAACATCTAAAAGATTATCCTGTGGAGTATAAAGACCTCTGCTAGATAAACCAGGTTGCAtttgggtgagtggaggtgtttGAAATAGTTCTTGTGAGGTAACAAAAGGTTGTTGTGGTTGTGGTGTTTGATGAataggtgatggttgtcttggagGTGTTGGTTGTTTAGGTGGTGAGAATTGTTGTGGTGGAGTAGGTTGTCGTGGTGGTGATTGGATAggtgattgtggtggtgttgATTTATGTGGTGGTGTAGGTGGTTTCTTGGTTTGTTTCTTCTTTTTTAACATAGTCTTCAGTACTTTGATCTTTGGAGTAGCTTTGACAATCTTTGGAGAAACTACTTTCTTTCAACCTCCAGCTTTCTTTCTAACTCTTGTAGAAGATTGTGATCCTGAGACATGCTCTGGAGAAGGCacataaacatcatcatcatccttttcctgtctctttctctttcttaacaacttttctttttctatctCTTCTTGAATTCTTTTTCGACTTTCAATCTCGTCAATACCATCATCTGAagaacttaatgaacttgttgtACTTTTATCTACATCGTCACcctcaacatcatcaacaaccttttctttctctttctgtgCTTCAACATTTATAACTTGCTCAACATTAGCAACAATTTCTGGCCCTGTTTCCAAGACatcagtatcaaataacacatcaACATTAAATGGATCATCTGCTGTAGCTGCCACTTGTTCTTTCTCTGCAGTTACCACCGGACTATCTTCTTCCGGTTCATCAATCAAAGACATTGTTGCTGCTTTCTTTTGCTTCTTTCTAGGTTTTGATGACGATCCTTCACCTTCTTTAACAATAGGAGTGGCTTTCCTGCGTCGTCTCCCAGTTTCTTtcacataccactcattcttTGTGTTTTTGAACTCTGCAAGAACTTTCAACTCATCAGCATATGCCGCTTCTTTCATCTCATCTTCATTCCTCCAGTTCTGGTGTTCAACTGGATCTGGATCGACATAATTTGCATCTTTAATGGAACCAAAGAATACAACATCAACTTTTGGTTCTGGATGGTTCGGATGATATCTCACAAGCTGTTTGATAGAAACTTCATTCATGTGTGATTGCACCAATAAATCATCTTTTATATTTCTGTCGATCTCAGGATACGCATGATCAATCAGCATCTGAACGAACC encodes:
- the LOC110924325 gene encoding MAP7 domain-containing protein 1-like, whose product is MLKKKKQTKKPPTPPHKSTPPQSPIQSPPRQPTPPQQFSPPKQPTPPRQPSPIHQTPQPQQPFVTSQELFQTPPLTQMQPGLSSRGLYTPQDNLLDVGDFDFANTSQVRNVEKKVEEVVAENKRLAADNKKVSDRERLLEMRVKKLENENQELVKKIDADQSEIDILKVKVAELEEEKARRDEQNEYFKLKNKEFEAAKALRDHEFYMLNKVVESMLGTSLEQKFEELQVEELRAERQAKIDEQMKDKGKRVEGSSAVTERSIVPSMVVDNPEPITAISGLFEDETHLEELMDDAQGGTGLKVTEASNEKTVDDLMNDSVNEESGEASGKRESSKTQIVEHTEKLILGVDVYREMMHTVDPEFKFDFEEELESFDINQQPEYTYKYVEEADKYDRVEIEDWTDDEDVVEDTSKYPTLMEFFAEKIEKN